One genomic window of Melanotaenia boesemani isolate fMelBoe1 chromosome 20, fMelBoe1.pri, whole genome shotgun sequence includes the following:
- the cdkn3 gene encoding cyclin-dependent kinase inhibitor 3, translating into MRTSEFDSSSDDEEVKEEQLTPFQISWLPLSIVECSQYLGICALPGCKYKDVRRSLQRDVDELQSQGVQDVFVFCTRGELNKYRVPSLLEVYWQRGFTVHHMPFLDGDAPELEQCCQILEELQLNLESGRKTLIHCYGGLGRSALIAACLLLQLSLTMTANKAMEILREHRGGGAIQTVKQYNFLHEFREKYAIYKESKEASTERSVSR; encoded by the exons ATGAGAACAAGTGAATTTGACTCTTCATCTGATGATGAGGAGGTGAAAGAAGAGCAGCTGACTCCCTTCCAAATTTCCTG GTTGCCTCTGTCCATAGTTGAATGCTCACAATATCTTGGAATATGTGCATTACCAG GCTGCAAATACAAAGATGTTCGCCGGAGTCTGCAAAGAGATGTTG ATGAGCTCCAGAGCCAGGGGGTGCaggatgtgtttgttttctgcacTAGAGGAGAACTTAACAAGTACAGAGTTCCCTCCCTTCTGGAGGTCTACTGGCAGCGAGGCTTCACAGTTCACCACATGCCTTTTCTTGACGGTGATGCGCCTGAGCTGGAGCAGTGCTGCCAGAtcctggaggagctgcagctcaACCTTGAGAGTGGCAGGAAGACCTTAATCCA ctgCTATGGAGGCCTGGGACGATCTGCTTTGA TCGCTGCCTGTTTGCTGCTTCAGCTCTCCTTGACAATGACGGCTAATAAAGCCATGGAGATCCTCAGAGagcacagaggaggaggagcaataCAAACTGTGAAG CAATATAACTTTCTTCATGAGTTTCGAGAAAAATACGCCATCTACAAAGAGAGCAAAGAGGCTTCCACGGAGCGCTCGGTGTCTCGGTAA